Below is a genomic region from Schistocerca americana isolate TAMUIC-IGC-003095 chromosome 1, iqSchAmer2.1, whole genome shotgun sequence.
aaatgttgcttgatgccttgtagacaatgtatacacatctctcttatctttccacttcattgccaatacattatctttacgccgaaaagacatttcgccctttttcagcttagcagatactaaatctttaggcaatcctttcctggatttgttcacagtaccaacagctccagtgcctttctctgccagttgctgaaatagctctggactggaataaaatcgatctaaatacacagtgtggcctttgttcagcaagctgctgtcagacaacaatcgcaaaataaccgcagacgaagaattgtcaacaatatgcttaccagcataaacttcaaaatttacaacatagccactactggcttcagcaacagcatatactttcagtccatacttatgaggcttattttgcatgtaaacacggaaactcacacgacctcgaaatgggcaaattccttcatcaattgtcactttttctgagggacgatatgcctggatacatcgctccttcaaattattataatatggcaaaactttgtaaagtggatgaaatccatcttcgcctggttttttctgatttgaattgtcaacaagatgcaggcatgacagtatctgagtgaaacgcaaacggctcatgacatggggacaaaagttacaactaagaacaggattagtgctccaatggtccgcaatttttggctttttcgaaacacacatgtggaaaataatacccaagaaacgcctcatctcacttatagtcactggcttccacgaactcaaaactgaatggggcttcagattatttcctcttcttttcttctgtattgtctgtgatgcatacaaatttgtctgtctcttgagttcatttacgtcactgtcagtaaggaacactttactgcaatccagtacagaactcgactcatcaatatccactagtatctgcctgggtgtcgtgttgacaggcagaggtcggtaggtgtcaactgcagtccactcactgtctttcggatacggcacagctgctggatttgaagcaacaccttcaacatcattctcgtcttcatctgaagacaaactgtcatcaatctcgtcttctaaaaagaatatcacattatgtgtaactacatacatcgtttacacatgttcaacagatatgtgcgtactgcacaattacgtggaaaattcggaaatacgtaccttcaaacacaccattgcattcagaatcgtctgaatcactctctacattatccagagtgtcgctatgattgatcaaatccgcaatttctgcgtctgataaaccgcgccgaaacatgatgacaaacaactgaatgatatacagactgagaacgcaaagataagttttaacatgaattacagcgctgccgtgacatctatggacgcattttgttaataaacatctgaaaaacgtatagcgctggccaaacccgtagaaataacgttgcagtgttttgaatgaaattaaatgtagcggcccgtaaattttacgggcttggtgattttcgcgcgatcccaggcccgtaaattttacgggcttggcgcttagagtgttaaatacaaaaggcacaatgccgacttaagtacaagaaaactgactcttcttactgtctatcattgaaccattcctgtgacactagttatagattccgatgcttcacttcaggtttactgtatccctctgaccttcttattgacgatgaaacacagaaattgcatcagaattaaatacaaaaggaacaatgccgacttaagtacaagaaaactgactctccttactgtctatgttttaaccattcctgtgacactagttatagattccgatgcttcacttgaggtttactgtatccctctgaccttcttattgacgatgaaacacagaaattgcatcggagttaaatacaaaaggcacaatgcagacttaggtacgagaaaactgactcttcttactctctatgttttgaaccattcctgagacactagttatagattccgatgcttcacttcatttttactgtatccctctgcccttcttattgacgatgaaacacagaaattgcatcggaattaaatagaaaattcacaatgccgacttaagtacaataaaactgactcttctaacttgcaatgctttgaaccattcctgtgacactagttatagattccgatgcttcacttcaagtttactgtatccctctgaccttcttgttgaagatgaaacacagaaattgcatcggaattaaatacaaaaggcacaatgccgacttaagtacaagaaaactgactcttcttactgtctctggtttgaaccattcctgcgacactagttatagattccgatgcttcacttcaggtttactgtatccctctgaccttcttattgacgatgaaacacagaaattgcatgggaattaattacaaaaggcacaacgccgacttaagtacatgaaaactgactcttcttattgactatgttttgaaccattcatgtgacaagagttatagattccgatgctttactcaaagtttactgtatccctctgaccctcttattgacgatgaaacacagaaattgcttcggaattaaatacaaaaggcacaatgccgactcaagtacaagaaaactgactcttcttactgtctatgttttgaaccattcctgtgacactagttatagattccgatgcttcacttgaggaatactgtatccctctgaccttcttattgacgatgaaacatagaaattgcatcggaatgaaatagaaaaggaacaatgccgacttaggtacaagagaactgactattcttactgtcaatgctttgaaccattcctgtgacactagttatagtttccgttcttcacttcaggtttactgtatccctctgaccttcttattgacgatgaaacatagaaaatgcatcggaatgaaatagaaaaggaacaatgccgacttaggtacaagaaaactgactcttcttactgtctatgttttgaaccattcctgtgacactagttgtagattccgatgcttcacttcaggtttactgtatccctctgaccttcttattgaagatgaaacacagatattgcatcggaattaaatacaaaaggcacaatgccgacttaagtacaagaaaactgactcttcttactgtctatgttttgaaccattgctgtgacactagttattaattccgatgcttcacttcaggtttactgtatccctctgaccttcttatttacgatgaaacacagaaattgcatcggaattaaatacaaaaggcacaatggcgacttaagtataagaaaactgaatcttcttactgtatatgttttgaaccattactgtgacactagttatagattccgatgcttcacttcaggttctaatggctctgagaactatgggactcaactgctgtggtcatcagtcccctagaacttagaactacttaaacctaactaacctaaggacatcacacacatccatgcccgaggcaggattcgaacctgcgaccgtagcggtcgcacggttccggactgcgcgcctaggaccgcgagagcttcacttcaggtttactatatccctctgaccttcttattgacgatgaaacgcagaaatcgcatcggaattaaatgcaaaaagcacaatgccgacttaagtacaagaaaattaactcttcttactgtctatgttttcaaccattcctgtgacactagttatagattccgatacttcacttcattatcactgtatccctctgaccatcttattgacgatgaaacacagaaattgcatcggaattaaatagaaaagtcacaatgccgacttaagtacaagaaaactcactcttcttactgtcaatgctttgaaccattcttgtgacactagttatagattccgatgcttcacttctggtttactgtatccctctgaccttcttattgacgatgaaacacagaaatttcatgggaattaaatacaaaaggcacaatgccgacttaagtacaagagaactgactcttcttactgtctatgtttgaaccattccttcgacactagttatagattccgatgcttcacctcaggttaactgcatccctctgaccttctaattgacgatgaaacacagaaattacatcggaattatatagaaaaggcacaatgccgacttaagtacaagagaactgactcttcttactgtctatgttttgaaccattccttcgacactagttatagattccgatgcttcacttcaggtttactgtacccatcagaccttcttattgacgatgaaactcagaaattgcatcggaattaaatgcaaaaggcacaatgccgacatatgtacatgaaaactgactcttcttactgtctatgtttgcaccattcatgtgacactagttatggataccgatgcgtcactacaggtttactgtatccctctgaacttcttattgacgataaaacacagaaattgaatcgtaattaaatacaaaatgcacaattccgacttaagtacaagaaaactgactcttcttactgtctatgttttgaaccattgctgtgacactagttatagattccgatgcttcacttcattatcactgtatccctctgaccatcttattgacgatgaaccacagaaattgcatcgtaattaaatacaaaaggcatagtgccgacttaagtacaagaaaactgactcttcttactgtctatgattgaaccattcctgtgacactagttatagattccgatgcttcacttcaggtttactgtatccctctgaccttcgtattgacgatgaaacacagaaattgcatcagaattaaatacaaaaggcacaatgccgacttaagtacaagaaaactgactctccttactgtctatgttttgaaccattcctgtgacactagttatagattccgatgcttcactccaggtttactgtatccctctgaccttcttattgacgatgaaacacagaaattgcatcggagttaaatacaaaaggcacaatgccgacttaagtacgagaaaactgactcttcttactctctatgtattgaaccattcctgagacactagttatagattccgatgcttcacttcatttttactgtatccctctgcccttcttattgacgatgaaacacaaaaattgcatcggaattaaatagaaaattcacaatgccgacttaagtacaagaaaactgactcttctaacttgcaatgctttgaaccattcctgtgacactagttatagattccgatgcttcacttcaagtttcctgtatccctctgaccttcttgttgaagatgaaacacagaaattgcatctgaattaaatacaaaaggcacaatccgacttaagtacaagaaaacagactcttcttactgtctctgggtgtaaccattcctgcgacactagttatagattccgatgcttcacttcaggtttactgtatccctctgaccttcttattgacgatgaaacacagaaattgcatgggaattaattacaaaaggcacaatgccgacttaagtacaagaaaactgactcttcttactgactatgttttgaaccattcatgtgacaagagttatagattccgatgctttactcaaggtttactgtatccctct
It encodes:
- the LOC124621723 gene encoding piggyBac transposable element-derived protein 4-like, whose translation is MFRRGLSDAEIADLINHSDTLDNVESDSDDSECNGVFEEDEIDDSLSSDEDENDVEGVASNPAAVPYPKDSEWTAVDTYRPLPVNTTPRQILVDIDESSSVLDCSKVFLTDSDVNELKRQTNLYASQTIQKKRRGNNLKPHSVLSSWKPVTISEMRRFLGIIFHMCVSKKPKIADHWSTNPVLSCNFCPHVMSRLRFTQILSCLHLVDNSNQKKPGEDGFHPLYKVLPYYNNLKERCIQAYRPSEKVTIDEGICPFRGRVSFRVYMQNKPHKYGLKVYAVAEASSGYVVNFEVYAGKHIVDNSSSAVILRLLSDSSLLNKGHTVYLDRFYSSPELFQQLAEKGTGAVGTVNKSRKGLPKDLVSAKLKKGEMSFRRKDNVLAMKWKDKRDVYTLSTRHQATFGTHTKRNGSVVLKPLQVLDYNLNKIGVDIGDQRLQYNPFQHRTVKWWRKLYFHLLLMGVSNAFWLYNAVHRKKITITDFITVLAVQLVEDDTLEFIPRNEGTVGRLTKRHFLQHIPATTKKYAARVCHVCSSRSKKQSGKASRKETRYECEQCGVALCLEPCFKIFHTKKQYDSV